One Acidobacteriota bacterium DNA window includes the following coding sequences:
- a CDS encoding 4Fe-4S dicluster domain-containing protein — translation MKNLVTTEPKPLPVIQSKKPSLKPAVTPVPKQKTYHRSRRIVQSLCFIGFLILPFFNVMRFDIPRQRFYFAGYELWINEFAIIFFAMMFTLFVIAAASMLYGRIYCSYLCPQMIFSEASLAVEDKIRRVINKRFIKMDAKKRQLLSRIGFYSVLGLASIFLAFVFISYFVEPRDLFWRLASLDIQTAGGIAGAATTLITFLDFTLVRQKFCTTICPYGYLQGILGDNNTLIVHYRDEDKTCIECKKCVRICHMGIDIRKSPYQIECIHCGECIDACADVLGRFGKESLIHYTWGEKGEYLNDKKVPWLRRLGLRDAKRMVVLLIILFYASGLFVALSMRDNVLVKIAPIRTTMYRIGEDGRIYNQFRMTVANRGKKDALLTLSLNNLPDAQIVVADNPLPLQAGEEVQTEFEIALEPNQAQPGVNYFQIVGAVTPDNTRETFDMTFIMPTERPKTK, via the coding sequence ATGAAAAACCTCGTTACGACTGAACCCAAACCGCTTCCGGTTATCCAGTCGAAAAAACCATCACTGAAGCCTGCGGTGACTCCAGTTCCAAAGCAGAAGACTTATCACCGCAGCCGCCGAATCGTGCAGTCTTTATGTTTTATCGGATTTTTAATTCTTCCCTTTTTTAATGTGATGCGCTTTGACATTCCGCGTCAGCGTTTTTATTTCGCGGGTTACGAACTCTGGATTAATGAATTTGCCATTATCTTTTTCGCCATGATGTTTACCTTGTTCGTCATCGCCGCGGCATCCATGCTCTATGGCAGAATCTATTGCAGCTACCTCTGCCCGCAGATGATTTTCAGTGAAGCCTCGCTTGCCGTCGAAGACAAAATCCGCCGCGTCATCAACAAACGCTTCATCAAAATGGATGCCAAAAAACGCCAACTCCTGAGCCGCATCGGATTTTACAGCGTGCTCGGTCTGGCTTCGATATTTTTGGCTTTCGTGTTTATTTCCTACTTCGTCGAGCCGCGCGATTTATTCTGGCGTTTAGCTTCACTCGATATTCAAACCGCCGGGGGCATTGCGGGCGCGGCAACCACGCTCATCACCTTTTTGGATTTCACTTTGGTGCGCCAGAAATTCTGCACCACCATATGCCCTTACGGTTATCTGCAAGGCATCCTCGGCGACAACAACACGCTCATCGTGCATTATCGCGATGAAGACAAAACCTGTATCGAATGCAAAAAATGCGTGCGCATTTGTCATATGGGCATAGACATTCGCAAATCGCCTTATCAAATCGAATGTATTCATTGCGGCGAATGCATCGATGCCTGCGCGGACGTGCTCGGACGTTTCGGCAAAGAGAGTTTGATTCACTATACGTGGGGCGAAAAGGGCGAATATCTAAACGATAAAAAAGTGCCGTGGCTTCGCCGTCTGGGACTGAGAGATGCCAAACGCATGGTGGTGCTGTTGATTATTTTGTTTTATGCCTCCGGTCTGTTTGTGGCGCTTTCGATGCGCGATAACGTGCTCGTGAAAATTGCGCCGATTCGCACAACCATGTATCGCATCGGCGAAGACGGCAGAATTTACAATCAATTCCGCATGACGGTTGCCAATCGCGGTAAAAAAGATGCGCTGCTCACGCTGTCACTCAATAATTTACCTGATGCGCAAATCGTGGTGGCTGATAATCCCCTGCCGCTGCAAGCCGGTGAAGAGGTGCAAACCGAATTTGAAATTGCGCTGGAGCCTAATCAAGCGCAACCGGGCGTCAATTATTTTCAAATCGTCGGCGCAGTGACGCCCGACAATACCAGAGAAACCTTTGATATGACGTTCATCATGCCGACTGAGCGCCCGAAGACCAAATAA
- a CDS encoding sulfite exporter TauE/SafE family protein — translation MSFGEFYLIFALGLVSSLHCVQMCGPIVLSYSLPLGKHTRRQQFFAHLSYNAGRILTYTVLGLMAGLAGGTIGFIGKLAGVGNIAAIIGGALMVIAGLLMLDLIPSRNLQRFDPLKSLSRWLNPIGWRLSSPTILSKFSLGVMLGFLPCGLVYAALLRAIATGEMLAGALTMLAFGLGTTSALLVLGMFSSVISLKLGRWGSRLAAVSVTLLGAFLVWRGVMPFISGSAPTECHQ, via the coding sequence ATGAGCTTTGGGGAATTTTACCTGATTTTTGCATTAGGACTTGTGAGTAGTTTGCATTGTGTGCAAATGTGCGGACCGATTGTGCTGTCTTACAGTTTGCCATTGGGTAAGCACACGCGAAGACAGCAATTTTTTGCTCACCTCTCCTACAACGCGGGGAGAATTTTAACTTATACCGTACTCGGCTTGATGGCAGGTTTGGCGGGCGGCACAATCGGTTTTATCGGCAAACTCGCAGGCGTGGGCAATATTGCGGCAATCATTGGCGGCGCGTTAATGGTTATCGCGGGTTTGCTCATGCTTGATTTAATCCCCAGCCGCAACCTGCAAAGATTTGACCCGCTCAAAAGCTTATCGCGGTGGTTAAACCCCATCGGTTGGCGTCTCTCGTCGCCGACGATTCTCAGCAAATTTTCGCTTGGCGTGATGCTCGGATTTCTGCCTTGTGGACTGGTTTACGCAGCTTTGCTGAGGGCGATTGCAACCGGCGAGATGCTGGCAGGGGCGCTCACCATGTTGGCGTTTGGACTGGGCACAACCAGTGCTTTATTGGTGCTCGGTATGTTTTCGTCGGTCATCAGTTTGAAATTAGGCAGATGGGGGAGCCGTCTGGCAGCCGTCAGTGTCACGCTGCTTGGCGCATTTTTGGTTTGGCGCGGTGTGATGCCGTTCATATCGGGCAGCGCGCCAACCGAATGTCATCAGTAG